In Aliarcobacter faecis, a genomic segment contains:
- a CDS encoding UvrD-helicase domain-containing protein: protein MILTQEQKSIVNSSLESFKINAVAGSGKTTTLLLYAQKNPHLKILYLAYNKSLQVSILDKLKTFKLSNLHTSTIHSLAYNKTRAYNYNLTNELKAHILDRFLSYYELDNNQKTFYASNLYLAVLKDFINFYCNSSLVALDEKLIDSFIKQSDFEAQYLELINKEKKQLLIHLKAVLGAMKNGHLEATHDFYLKMYFLNKSLSKNIDYDLILIDEAQDISDVMIAIVENFAKKRVYVGDSFQQIYSFRYASNALNKIDLPSYNLTTSFRFSNSYAKTLQILLNRMYEQNSGKTLNINGVETTTKIGIEFIDFSKPFTVISRTSFALIAEIVKYILNKKKIYFEGGYSSYSFMNQTVYSIFYLKNRKNEKITVEELKNFTSIYELEAFAKETKNQEYLNIIKFINTYGDNIFEINKKIKDLVTTSKEEADIIFTTTHKAKGMEYEQVIMTDDFITKKDILNTKKSLSFNQINEELNIFYVASTRVKKAIALASLE, encoded by the coding sequence ATGATTTTAACACAAGAGCAGAAAAGTATTGTAAATAGCTCTTTAGAGTCATTTAAGATAAATGCCGTAGCAGGAAGTGGAAAAACAACAACTCTACTTCTTTATGCACAAAAAAATCCACACTTAAAGATACTCTATCTTGCATATAATAAATCTTTGCAAGTATCAATTTTAGATAAATTAAAAACTTTTAAACTTTCAAATCTTCATACAAGCACAATTCACTCTTTAGCATATAATAAAACAAGAGCATACAATTACAACTTAACAAATGAGCTAAAAGCACATATTTTGGATAGATTTTTAAGTTACTATGAACTTGATAATAACCAAAAAACATTTTATGCTTCAAATTTATATCTAGCAGTATTAAAAGATTTTATAAACTTTTATTGTAACTCTAGTTTAGTTGCTCTTGATGAAAAATTAATTGATAGTTTTATAAAACAAAGTGATTTTGAAGCACAATATTTAGAACTAATAAACAAAGAGAAAAAACAACTCTTAATTCATCTAAAAGCAGTTTTAGGTGCAATGAAAAATGGTCATTTAGAAGCAACTCATGATTTTTATTTAAAGATGTATTTTTTAAATAAAAGTTTGAGTAAAAATATAGATTATGATTTAATTTTAATAGATGAAGCCCAAGATATAAGTGATGTTATGATTGCAATAGTTGAAAATTTTGCTAAGAAAAGAGTTTATGTAGGAGATAGTTTTCAACAAATTTACTCTTTTAGATATGCCTCAAATGCTTTAAATAAGATTGATTTACCTTCATACAATTTAACAACAAGTTTTAGATTTTCGAACTCTTATGCTAAAACTTTACAAATTTTATTAAATAGAATGTATGAACAAAATAGTGGAAAAACATTAAATATAAATGGAGTTGAAACTACAACAAAAATAGGAATTGAGTTTATAGATTTTTCAAAACCTTTTACAGTAATTTCACGAACTTCATTTGCTCTTATAGCTGAAATTGTAAAATATATACTCAACAAAAAGAAAATTTATTTTGAAGGTGGTTACTCATCTTACTCTTTTATGAATCAAACTGTTTACTCTATTTTTTATCTTAAAAATAGAAAAAATGAGAAAATAACTGTTGAAGAGCTGAAAAATTTTACTTCTATTTATGAACTTGAAGCTTTTGCAAAAGAGACAAAAAATCAAGAGTATTTAAATATAATAAAATTTATAAATACCTATGGAGATAATATTTTTGAGATAAATAAAAAAATTAAAGATTTAGTAACCACTTCAAAAGAGGAAGCAGATATTATTTTTACAACAACTCATAAGGCAAAAGGTATGGAGTATGAGCAAGTTATTATGACCGATGATTTTATTACCAAAAAAGATATTTTAAATACAAAAAAATCTCTAAGTTTTAATCAAATCAATGAAGAGTTAAATATTTTTTATGTTGCAAGTACAAGAGTAAAAAAAGCAATAGCACTAGCTAGTTTGGAGTAA